From a single Stegostoma tigrinum isolate sSteTig4 unplaced genomic scaffold, sSteTig4.hap1 scaffold_61, whole genome shotgun sequence genomic region:
- the LOC132209000 gene encoding utrophin-like isoform X3: MVNGGGAVDLLELHTAQRVFDQHKLTQTEQLLNVTEVINCLTSIYDVLEQNHKDLVNVPLCVDMCLNWLLNVFDTQT, translated from the exons tggatctgttggagttgcacacagcgcaACGCGTCtttgatcaacacaaattgacacaaaccgAGCAACTTctgaatgtgactgaagtaatcaactgtttaacgtccatttatgatgttttggaacaaaaccacaaggacttggtcaatgtgccactctgtgtcgacatgtgtctgaactggctgctgaacgtatttgatac acaaacatag
- the LOC132209000 gene encoding utrophin-like isoform X2: protein MVNGGGAVDLLELHTAQRVFDQHKLTQTEQLLNVTEVINCLTSIYDVLEQNHKDLVNVPLCVDMCLNWLLNVFDTGMSVRIRVLSLKIGLT, encoded by the exons tggatctgttggagttgcacacagcgcaACGCGTCtttgatcaacacaaattgacacaaaccgAGCAACTTctgaatgtgactgaagtaatcaactgtttaacgtccatttatgatgttttggaacaaaaccacaaggacttggtcaatgtgccactctgtgtcgacatgtgtctgaactggctgctgaacgtatttgatac gggtatgagtgtaagaatcagagtgctttctttgaaaattggcttgacgtga